In Gemmatimonadota bacterium, the genomic stretch ACGGCGGACGGGTATCAGCGAAGACAGCGCCCGTGAGGCCTTCGATGAAGTGTCGGTGGATATATCCCGGCAGGAGAACGACGTAGACATCCGGATAGAGCGCAAACGGAAATACGGGAACGAAGGCATATCGGTGGATATACGGGTCAGGGTGCCGGAAACGTACAGTCTGGACCTCAAGACCTCGGGCGGAGATATCGATGTCGGAGACCTGCGGGGCGACGTGCTTGGCCGCACCTCGGGCGGCGATATCAACGTGGGCAACGTGACGGACGGGGTAATCCGGGTTCACACGTCAGGAGGCGATGTAAAGGTCAAGGGGGGCGCAAGGGAGACGAAGGTATCCACCTCCGGCGGGGATATCGAGATCCTGAACGCCCGGGGCGCGGTGGATGCATCTACCTCGGGCGGTGACGTCACCATCGGCGACGCGGCCGGCGAAGTGACGGCCAAGACCTCGGGCGGCGACATCGAGATCGGCCGTACGGAAGGCGAAGTGACGGTGAGGACTTCCGGCGGCGATATCGAAATCGATCAGGCCGGGGGAAACACAGCGGCGACGACCTCGGGCGGCGACATCAGGATAGGCCATACCACGGGAGAGGTAAAAGCGAAGACCTCGGGCGGCGACATCACGGTCGAACGCGCCGGTGGCGAGGTGGATGTGCATACCTCGGGTGGCGATGTCACCATCGACAGCGCTGAAGGAAGCCTGAAGGCGGGCACCTCGGGCGGTGATATCACGATCGGCAATGCGACGGGCGGCGGCGTGACGGCGAAGACCTCGGGCGGTGACATCGAAGCGCGTATGAGGGCGTCCGTAAGCGCGCTGGAAGAAGACTGGCTGCTGCAGTCGTCCGGCGGGGAACTGTCCATTCAGATTCCCGAGGATCTGCCGGCCACGCTCGAGGCGGAGATCCGCCTTGAGCGGTCCTGGTTCGGACGCGAAGAGGAATATCGAATCGACTCGGATTTCGACCTGGACGAGCAGGACGATGGCGGCCGTAACGGCAGGACGATAAGGGCCACCGGCGACATCAATGGTGGCGGCCATCTCATCAGGCTAAAGACTAGCGATGGCGATATTCGGATTCGCAAGTGGTAGTCCTGAGCCCTTGCCGGGTGCGGACCTGATTTCTCGGATCAGGCCGCGCCCAGATACCCCGCGAGTTGCCCGGGCATGATGTTCCCGCCGCTCAGCAGCGCCACGACCTTCTTGCCCTCCAGAGACGCGATGCCGTTCAGGAGCGCGGCGACACCGACCGCGCCTCCGGGCTCGACCACGAGTTTCGTCGTCCCCACCAGGTACTTTACCG encodes the following:
- a CDS encoding DUF4097 family beta strand repeat protein encodes the protein MMRLLLNLVGVGLLVASAYACGAQEVTFMREGMGHVERTHQNYAVDGAGTLTVDTDFGSVRVESWSNDEVEVEVEKRRTGISEDSAREAFDEVSVDISRQENDVDIRIERKRKYGNEGISVDIRVRVPETYSLDLKTSGGDIDVGDLRGDVLGRTSGGDINVGNVTDGVIRVHTSGGDVKVKGGARETKVSTSGGDIEILNARGAVDASTSGGDVTIGDAAGEVTAKTSGGDIEIGRTEGEVTVRTSGGDIEIDQAGGNTAATTSGGDIRIGHTTGEVKAKTSGGDITVERAGGEVDVHTSGGDVTIDSAEGSLKAGTSGGDITIGNATGGGVTAKTSGGDIEARMRASVSALEEDWLLQSSGGELSIQIPEDLPATLEAEIRLERSWFGREEEYRIDSDFDLDEQDDGGRNGRTIRATGDINGGGHLIRLKTSDGDIRIRKW